The following are encoded together in the Robertmurraya sp. FSL R5-0851 genome:
- a CDS encoding GapA-binding peptide SR1P: MTQLVCQQCEQVIDFISSEKCSIIYGHCTSCSHENRDIEEELSET; this comes from the coding sequence ATGACACAACTTGTTTGTCAACAATGTGAACAGGTAATCGATTTTATATCCTCAGAGAAGTGCAGCATAATATATGGTCACTGTACTAGTTGTAGTCATGAAAATAGAGATATTGAAGAAGAATTATCAGAAACGTAG
- a CDS encoding aldehyde dehydrogenase family protein gives MQQYELLTKSYINGEWVSGDSGRVYKDLNPYDNSVIAEVNIASKEQMEQAFETAAAAQKEWAKSNVEERKAVVEKAIAYLKENREEIVQLISRETGGTLLKANVELHLTIEVMEEALHYTDEACAVREVSTGVEGKVNRIYRLPLGVILSISPFNFPMNLSMRTIVPAIVLGNAVVHKPDIQVGLVGGVVLAKAFEQAGLPAGVFNMLLTDVEEMGDDMLTHPIPQLISFTGSTAVGRHIGGIAGRNLKRVALELGGNSPFVVLSDANVDQAVNAAIFGKYIHQGQICMIINRIIVHKDQYESFVSKFVERTKELTTGNPLDPSTIIGPLINERQLEKALGYIEEAKKEGVTVALEGRREGNVLTPSIFIDVKNDGELAQKELFGPIALIIKAESDEEAIEMANDTQAGLSSAIFTSDLVKGEQYALQIDAGMTHINDQTVNDAPNIPFGGNKSSGMGRFGNPWVVDEFTTMKWVSVQTKERKYAF, from the coding sequence ATGCAACAGTATGAATTGTTAACTAAAAGTTATATTAACGGAGAATGGGTGAGTGGCGACAGTGGACGTGTATATAAAGATTTGAACCCGTATGACAACTCGGTTATTGCTGAAGTGAATATTGCATCTAAAGAACAGATGGAACAAGCATTTGAAACCGCTGCTGCAGCGCAAAAAGAATGGGCAAAATCAAATGTGGAAGAGAGAAAAGCAGTTGTAGAAAAAGCAATTGCTTACTTAAAAGAAAATCGAGAAGAGATTGTTCAGCTCATCAGTCGTGAAACAGGGGGAACCCTTTTAAAAGCGAATGTTGAACTTCATCTTACAATTGAAGTAATGGAAGAAGCCCTTCATTATACTGATGAAGCATGTGCTGTACGTGAAGTCTCCACTGGTGTAGAAGGAAAAGTAAATCGTATTTATCGATTACCTTTGGGTGTCATTTTATCTATTTCACCATTTAATTTCCCAATGAACTTATCAATGAGAACAATCGTACCAGCAATTGTCCTTGGTAATGCGGTAGTTCATAAACCGGATATTCAAGTCGGTCTAGTCGGTGGTGTTGTACTAGCAAAAGCATTTGAACAAGCGGGACTTCCTGCTGGAGTTTTTAATATGCTATTAACAGATGTTGAGGAGATGGGTGACGATATGTTGACTCATCCCATTCCACAATTAATTAGCTTTACGGGTTCAACAGCAGTGGGGCGTCATATTGGTGGAATTGCTGGCCGAAATTTAAAACGGGTGGCACTTGAACTAGGTGGTAACAGTCCATTTGTTGTGTTATCTGATGCCAACGTGGACCAGGCCGTTAATGCAGCGATATTTGGGAAATACATTCATCAAGGACAAATTTGTATGATTATTAACCGGATTATTGTGCATAAAGACCAGTATGAATCTTTTGTTTCAAAATTTGTAGAGCGAACAAAAGAATTGACTACAGGTAATCCGCTGGATCCAAGTACAATCATTGGACCACTTATTAATGAACGTCAGCTCGAAAAAGCGCTAGGTTACATAGAGGAAGCGAAAAAAGAAGGAGTAACCGTAGCCCTTGAAGGAAGACGTGAAGGTAATGTACTAACACCTTCTATTTTTATAGACGTAAAGAATGATGGGGAACTAGCTCAGAAAGAATTATTTGGACCGATTGCACTCATTATTAAAGCTGAAAGCGATGAAGAAGCGATTGAAATGGCAAATGATACTCAAGCCGGTTTAAGCTCGGCTATATTTACAAGTGATCTTGTAAAAGGGGAACAGTATGCCCTTCAGATAGATGCAGGAATGACACATATTAACGATCAAACCGTCAATGATGCACCCAATATTCCATTCGGTGGTAACAAATCAAGTGGAATGGGTCGCTTTGGAAACCCATGGGTAGTCGATGAATTTACAACAATGAAATGGGTATCTGTCCAAACAAAAGAAAGGAAATACGCTTTTTAA